The genomic stretch CATGGCCAGGCATGCCGCCGTCTACGTTAATGCTGGCGCCGTCGACAGCCCTGCCCTTTGCATCGGTAAGCCGCAGCTTCCAGTAGTGCAACGTGTTCAGACGCATGGGGCTCAGACCCGGCTCGACCATAAGTCGATACTCGCCTCCGGCAGATTGCTGCGGTTCAATCGCATCATTGATATTTGGCAGCGATACGTCCTGCGCCGCGACCGGCACAGCAAGAGCCATCAACAGTAGCGAGACCAGTTTTTTCATCAGCCTGCTCCGCTCAGGGCACCAGGGCGCTCGGGCCCGGTGCGCTGCCAAAGTCCTCACGCATGATGGCCAGGTCAAAGGTATTGACGGTGCCGTTGCAGTCGAGGTCTGCATCGTTGCTGCCGGAAAGACCAAAATCGCTGCGCATTTCGGCCAGGTCAAACGTATTAACGATGTTGTTATTGTCCAGGTCGGCATCACAACGGTTACCAAAGCCGTCGCCGTTTGTGTCGCACTGGTCAGGGTTCGCCCGCGCCGTGCAGTTATCACAGGCATCGCCGACGCCGTCGGTATCGGTATCGGTCTGCGTTGCGTTCTGGGTGTTCAGACAGTTATCGAGTTGGTCCTCGACGCCGTCTGCATCGGAATCCAGATGCGGCATCAG from Gammaproteobacteria bacterium encodes the following:
- a CDS encoding auxin-binding protein, with the protein product MKKLVSLLLMALAVPVAAQDVSLPNINDAIEPQQSAGGEYRLMVEPGLSPMRLNTLHYWKLRLTDAKGRAVDGASINVDGGMPGHGHGLPTVPRVIAGDEPGLYLLRGLRFNMGGAWELKLKIDDGERNDQVHLQFMVTDTTGS